The Rhodospirillales bacterium genome includes the window TATGGCGCCGATCCCGGTCAATGCCTCGGTCGCGATGTTGTTTTCGTTTTTTGTCGCGGTCACCATCGCGCCGTGGCTGATGATGAAGGTGACCAAACGCTTCCCCGCGGGCGAAAACCACGCCGATCACGGCGAGGGGAAGCTTGGTGCGCTCTACCGCCGTTTCGCCACGCCCATCGTGCGCGACCGGCGCGTCGCCATCCTTTTCCTGATCGGTGTTGGCGCGGCGACGCTTTTATCCATGACGCTGTTCGCGACGCGCGGCGTGACGGTCAAATTGCTGCCCTTCGACAACAAATCAGAACTTGCGGTTATTGCCGATCTTCCTGCGGGCAGCGCGCTTGAGGATACGGAGCGCGCGCTCGACCGGACCGCCGAAGTCGCGAAGGAAATCCCCGAGGTCGTTTCTCTGCAGACCTATGCGGGCACGCCCGCGCCCTTCAACTTCAACGGTTTGGTGCGGCATTACTATCTGCGTCAGTCGCCGGAAAAGGGCGAAATGCAGATCAATCTTCTGCCCAAGGGCGAGCGTTCGCGCAGCAGCCACGAAATCGCGCTCGACCTGCGCGCGCGCATGAAGGCCGACCCGGTGCTTCAGGATATGCCGCTCAAGGTGGTGGAAGTGCCGCCGGGCCCGCCCGTTCTGTCCACCGTGATCGCGGAAATTTACGGGCCAAACGCGGACATGCGCCGCGCGGTGGCCGAACGCACGCAAAAGGCGTTCGGGCAGGTGCCTTATATGGTCGATATCGACAATTCCTTCGGGGTGCAGCCGCCGCGCCTGCATATCGAAATCGACCCCGACCGGCTTGAATTCTATGGGCTGGAGCAAAACACCGTTTACGATACCATCCAGATGCTGTTGGGCGGCGTGCCTGTCGGGTATTCGCAGCGCGGCGGCGGACGCAATCCGGTGCAGATCGATATTCGCCAGCCCGCGCATGATCTTGTCTGGGGTACGAAGCTTGCGACCACGCCGCTGGCCCCGGCCAAGGCCGGTGCCGCTATGGTTGAACTTGGCGATGTCACGCGCGTGCGCGACGAACTGGGCTCGCCCGTCATCTTCCGCCATAACGGGCGTTACGCCGACATGGTGATGGCCGAACTGGCCGGCGCGTTCGAAGCCCCGGTCTATGGAATGCTCGATGCGGAAAAGGTGATAGACAAGGCGGATTGGGGCGATGTGCCGAAGCCGGTAATAAAATACCACGGCGCGCCGACCGATGAATCGAAGCCCACCTTGCTGTGGGACGGCGAATGGGAAATCACCTATGTCACCTTCCGCGACATGGGCATCGCGTTTGGCGTGGCGTTGCTTGGCATCTACGTGCTGGTGGTGGGGCAGTTCAAAAGCTTCAAGATTCCGCTGGTGATTCTCACGCCGGTTCCGTTGACCTTCATCGGCATCATACTGGGGCACCTTCTTTTTCATGCGCCGTTCACCGCGACATCGATGATCGGGTTCATCGCGCTGGCGGGTATCATCGTGCGCAACTCGATCCTTCTGGTCGATTTCATTCGCCACGGCGCGGGTGCGGGCAAAAGCCTGCGCGACGTGCTGCTGGAGGCCGGGGCCGTGCGTTTCCGGCCGATCATGCTGACCGCACTGGCCGCGATGATCGGCGCGATTACAATTCTGACCGATCCGATTTTTCAGGGGTTGGCCATCTCGCTTTTATTCGGTCTGGCCTCCTCGACCATTTTGACGGTCTTGGTAATTCCCGCAATTTACGTCATCCTAAGGGACGACGGACGTCCGTTAACGAATAAGGAGGATCATCATGGCTGAGATTGTCGTTCTGGGTGCCGGTCTTGGGGGCACCATCATGGCGTACGAATTGCGCGCGCATCTGCGCAAGGGTGACCGGGTCAGCGTTATCGGCCAGGGTTACAGCTACCACTTCGTACCGTCCAACCCATGGGTTGCGGTGGGCTGGCGTGAACGCAAGCATGTCGACGTCAATCTCAAGGACGTGATGCGCAAAAAAGGCATCACCTATTATCCGCAAGGCGCCAAGCGCGTAAACCCGGCCGAGAATTCCATCACGCTCGAAGACGGCTCGCTGGTCAAATACGACTATCTGGTGATCGCGACCGGTCCCGATCTCGCCTTTGACGAGATTCAGGGCTTCGGGCCCAATGGCTTCACCCAGTCGATCTGCCATATCGATCACGCGGAAAAGGCATACGATGCCTTTAAAAAATTCGCCGACGATCCGGGCCCCATCGTGGTCGGCGCGGTACAGGGCGCATCATGTTTCGGCCCGGCTTACGAATTCGCCTTCGTGCTCGATACCGAGCTGCGCAAACGCGAAATCCGCGACCGCGTGCCGATGACCTTCATCACCTCCGAACCCTATGTCGGGCATCTTGGCCTCGACGGCGTGGGCGACACCAAGGGCCTGCTGGAAAGCCAGATGCGCAACCGCGACATCAAATGGATCACCAGCGCCCGGATCAAGCATTTCGAGGACGGAAAGATTCTGGCCGAGGAAGTGGGCGATAACGGCGACGTCCTGCGCACGCACGAGGTCGCGACGAAATACACCATGATGCTGCCCGCCTTCCGTGGCGTGCCGGCGGTTGCGGGCATCGAAGGGTTGACCAACCCGCGCGGCTTCGTGCTTGTCGACCGGTATCAGTGCAACCCGACTTACCGCAACGTCTTCGGCATCGGCGTGTGCATCGCGATCGCGCCGCAGGGCAAGACTCCGGTGCCGGTGGGCGTGCCCAAAACCGGCTTCATGATCGAATCCATGGTCACCGCCACCGCGCGCAACATCGACCGCGTGCTGCGCGGCCTGCCGATGAATACGCAGGCGACATGGAACGCGGTCTGCCTGGCCGATTTCGGTGACCGTGGCATAGCCTTCGTCGCCCAGCCGCAATTGCCGCCGCGCAATCTCAACTGGTCGTCGGCGGGAAAATGGGTCCACTGGGCCAAATATCTGTTTGAACGTTTCTTCGTCTATAAGATCCGCCGCGGTACGGCCGAGCCGTTCTATGAACGCTGGGGCCTCCAGCTTCTTGGCCTGCGCAAACTCAAAAAAATCGTCGAACCCCAAAAAGGATGACCGTCATGGGCGCAAACAAAACCAATATCGACAAAGCGGTGCTCCGCTTCGCGGGCGTGATGACGCTGGCATCGGCGCTGCTTGCTTATATGTTCGGTCCCGGCTGGTTGTTGCTTACGGCCTTTGTCGGCCTCAACCTGTTTCAGGCGTCCTTCACGGGGTTTTGCCCGCTGGTCAAAATCCTTAAAAAACTCGGCCTCGCGCCCGGCGCGGCGTTTGAATAAGGCTTCTTTTGACGAATGCCAAGGCCGGCGGAATCCGCCGGCCTTTTTGTATCCGAGTGAAGAAAGTTTGCTGGAAAAAACCGAACCCGTCTTCGCTGCGGTAAGAATTCCAAAAATTAAAGGACGATAGGGATTGATCGATTGTATCAAAAATCCAGCGGATCATGCCCGATAGGGATTAGCGCTATATTTTTGCTGTAGCGCTATGATCGCTAAGGTTTTGTTTTCGTGCAATCCCGTTGGTGTTTAATCAGTAACCCGATTTTGCCTCGGTCAATATCTTCAATGAGTGTGACGATCGGCTCACTGCTCGGAGAGAAAATGGTCATTTTTGTTTTGCTCCCGCAGTTTTTCGCCTCGCCGTGATATGGCTTCTATGGCTGATTTTGTGACATTCTGCTGTGCCATTTAGGACAAAACGGCTCTTTCCGGCAACTGGGAATCGGCGGTGATCTCGGGGTAGTGGCGCATAGAAATCGCCGAACGCGCAGTGCGCATCATGCGATCAAGCTTCTTGGTGCCTCATGCTGATCGAAAAAACGGAGTAGTTCAGCGTGTATCCAACAACAACTGCTTGCATTAATACAGCATAGAAATTTCAATATATTCAATTTCTATTAGCTGGATAAAAGAGGGATTAAATGACTTCAAAAAAATTTGAATTCCCCGCGCGTGGGTTTTATATCGTTGCAGACAAGGTGGCTGAAGCTGATTATTTTCTTGAAGGGCTAAAGCACAAATCTTTTCATGACTATAATGAGTTTGGTTATCAATTTAGTGCTTTCGTATCGGCAGCCCGTAGTATTACCTATGCCTTGCAAGCTGTCATGAAGGAATATCCAAATTTTCAGGACTGATATAGTCAAGACGGGCAATGGCGGGCATTTCGGATATTATTTTGCAACGCTCTTAAAAGCCACCCTTTAATTAGAAACACGCTTACTAAAGGATAAAGCGTTTTCCTTTAATAAGGCTATTTTTTATTCCATACTTTTACCGCTCGAATTTTGGCAAGTTCATCAGGATTTTTAACTTGTGTAACTAAAAAATCCACCCACGCTTGAGAATATGTGTAATCCTTATGGGCTTTATGATAGATACAATATTTCTTATCTGTGTTTTGAGGCTGAGAACTCTTTTGAGTCGGACGTGCTTTGTAAAGCCTTAAAGCTTTCGTATGGTCATTCCTAGAAAAAGTAACTTTACTTTCCCTTGCTACAGTCGCCCAAACTTGAGCTGGCTTAAAAGGATAATCGTCATCAGCAAGAACGCGTTTTTCTAGAATGTTATGGATTTCTTTGCCTTCGGCTGAACCTGGCTTGACAAACTGAATATGGGCACCGCTTTTTGCAGAATTGTCGAGTGTGTATATAACCTTGAATTGGTACTCAATATCAGCTCGTTCTTCATCTGAAAGCCGAGCATCCAGTCGTGCATCCAATGCAGAAATATGATCTGGAACATCGTATTTCTGCAGAGTGGTAATTTGTTCAAAGTCTAATTTTGCAAACTGGAGCGCCAGAGATAGCTCATGCTGCAGTGATAGTCGCGCATCAAAAATTTCACATAGAGCCTTATCAAAATTCAGACAGCAAGCCTGAAACTTAGGGAAGAATTTCTTATCTGCCCTCATCAGGAGCTTATGTTCTACATCGTTTCTAATATCAATTAGGTCTTTTAGATTATTAATCATTCCCTTGCTTAAAGGGCAATCATGTCTTTCGATCATTTGGCTAAGCAATAAAGAACGGCCATCTTTGCCAACAACTGCAACACCCTTGCGATCGTAATACTCATGCAGAAGATACGTCCAAGCAATGTTTGCCAGGACTGAAAAAACTTCTGTTTTGAAATGTAGATTAGGACTGTTAAAGACTTGCACAGCGAGAATCATTGACTCGCGTGCCCTTATTAAGCGTTCATCCTCATAAAGATTGAGTCCTGTACGAGGATCATATGCTTCCCTTTTCTTGCGAAAGAACTCAACTGCTTCATCTGAAGCTGCTTTGATTTTATCGTCTGATTTTACTTCAGTAATACGAGCGCTATTAACCGTTGCTTTCCGTCCAATATTTAGCAACGCTTGGCCGCGCTGGCCGGGGGACGCCCGCTGTCCTCAAGGGAGTTTTTATGAGTATATGAGGCGACGCTGCTATACTTCTTTGAAACTATTCGAGTTAGATATTCGCAAACCTTGGTGTCGCGCGTAGATTCAATGTATTTCTTTTTGTTAGAGAAGAGTTTTCCGTAGCCTTTTTTCTCAAAAGCAGGAACGATTCGAGAAATGCCTATAAATTCAGTTCCGCGCACTGGTCGACGAGGCTCCTTACTGTTTCTAATATAGCGCATCCATCTTTCTTTTCCCTTCACAAGCATATCCGATTTATCGTCTGTATAGTCCCACTCGATGACGATGCCTTCTTCATGTTACCCTGTTTCAATCACTAGCTGATTGAAACACTAAGACAGAACACTATGAAAAAAAAGAGGAAAACGGTTTTTCAAACGCTGGCGGACAGGGTGAGATTCGAACTCACGAAGGGCGCGAACCCTTGCCGCTTTTCGAGAGCGGTGCCTTCAACCACTCGGCCACCTGTCCGCAGAACGCTTTTGAGGCGCTACTTATAATCGGGAAAAAGTCTTATTTCAAGGTGTTTTCACCTTAAGTTTATTCTTGTTTTTCAAGCCTTTTCTTAGGTTTTCGGACGTTAATGGCCGAGGCATCGAGGGTGTTTTTAAGATGGGCGGCATAGAATTTCTCGATCATCTCAACACTGGTACGGCAGTTTTTGGCGATTTGATAGATATCCGCCCCCTCCATGAGGCGCAGGCAGATATAGGTATGGCGAAGGCTGTAAGCCGTACGCACATTTCCGTCACGGTCGTTCTTCAGGTTCAAATCGCTCAGCACTTGGTTCATAAGGACAGGGCGGGTCTTGCCGAAAATCCGCTGGGTCGGTTGTCCGCCGTGGCGTTTCTGCATCCGCTGGAAGGGCAGGATAGCACCTGTCATGCTTTTGCAGTATCCAACGCCGCGTTTGCCGCGCACTTCGATTTCTAAAAGGCGTTCGCCTGAGTCTTGGTCTGTCACGACCGTGACATCCCTGTATTCAAGCCGTGCGGCCTCGTCAGGCCGCAGCCCTGTATTGGCCATGAAGAGAACGTAGTCATGGAAGTCTTCCCATACGCTACGATCTCTTTCACGGGGCGGGTTCTTGGCTCGCTCGCGTGTGGCGTTATAAAGAGCTTTGTATTCTTCAGGTGAAAACCAAGCGCGGTGCTTTACCTTGCCTGAAGTTTTATAAGGCGCGGCTATGTCTGGTACTTGCGGTATCCAGCCATATCGATGCGCCGTTTTAAGAACAAGCCGAAGGGTAACGGTTTCGTGGTGCAAAGTGCTGCGGGATGGCTTGCGGCCCTTATAGCCATCCGTTTGGCGTTTCACGCGGTATTCCTGCACCAGCCCCGCGTTGATGGTTGATACAGGCATATCGCCAAAGAAAGACATCAGGTGTGTTTTGATGCGTCTTTCGTGATCCTTGGCCCACGCTTCGTTGCGTTGGCCTTGGGTGATAACCCGATATTCACCCATGAATTTTTCGGCAGCTTCACGGAACGTGGGGCCAGTTTCTTTTTTGGGTTTGGCTGAAGCCATTGGAGCCGCATGGTCATGCGGCGCATATCTGTTTGATTTACGCATGAGAAGGGCGAGGCGATCATCTATCCGTTGGCTTCGAGCATCCACATACATGCTCATGTACCATTGCGTGGCGACATCCTTTGCCAGCGCAAGACTCTCCTCCCGCGTTGAGACACGGTGATTGCGTCCGTTCATGTATGTGGAGCACTGCCAATAGCGGCTGTTGTCGCGTTTATAGACATGGACACGACCGTCCATGAAAGAATGCGTCTGGATGTTCATCACATACCTCCACAATTTGAAACTGTGTAAGACATGTGTAAGTATAATATGTAAAAGTTAAGATATTTAACTTGTTGGTTTTGTTTGTATTTTTTAGTTAAATATATATGGAAATCAGCTTTCGAGACCGGTGCATTCAACCACTCTGCCACCCCTCCATCTCGGAAGGCATAGGACTACCGGGAAAGCGTTTTAACGTCAATTACGGCATGTCTGTTTCGCACAAAAATAATAGAATCAGCACGATAGATGTGTTTTGATACTGGCGGAGCGCATATATAATCCCCGAATGGCATGCGGGAAAGCCGCGTGCGCACAAAAAGCAACGAATAGAGAATAAGGAAAATACAGTGACCGGCCGTACGAAATGGACCTCAAGATTTTTCATCCTAACGGCTTTGACGGTTGTCTTGGCTGCAACAGCTTTCAGCCAAAGCGCCGACTCTAGGCCGGGAACCATGATCGCGGGAACATCCCAGCATATTTCAATGCTTCTGTCAGATGGTCGGGTACTGGTAACGGGTGGCGATCGTGGCAATGGCGGCGACGATACTGTTCAGGTATACGATCCGAAAACCAACATCTGGTCGCTGGTTGGCCATTTGCCGACACCTGTCTTCGTGCACGCTGCGCAGGAATTGAAGGATGGGCGCATCTATGTCGCCGGCGGCTTTAATCGCGACAAGAAATTTCTAGACGAGGCTTGGATTTTCGATCTGGAGCAGCACCAAGCCGTCGCAGCGCCCCGATTGACCGAGGCGCGCGATAACGAACGTTTTGCCATGCTGCGCGATGGTCGGATTTTTATGCTGGGCGGGGACAGCAACGAAAATGGCTACATCAAAACCAGCGAATATTTTGACCCTGTTGCCATGAAAAATACCCGCGGGCCTGATTTTCCGATCGGGCGCTCCATGGGAACGGCGACGCGCCTGAACGACGGCACTGTTTTGGTTGTGGGCGGGATCGCCACCGAGGATGGAAAACTGCAATATCTCGATGCCGCCTATGTAATGGATCCAGAAACCAATACGCTGCAAGCCGTGGGGCGCCTTGCAACGGCGCGCAAACAGGATACGGCGACGCTTTTGAAGAACGGGAAAGTACTTGTGATCGGCGGTGTTAAGGATGACATGCCGCTGAAAACGATAGAAGTTTACGATCCGGAAACGCGCAAATTTACACCTGGCGGCGAATTGCTGACCGCGCGCTATGGCCATACGGCAACCCTGCTGGATTCCGGTAAGGTGCTGGTGACCGGCGGCATGGGACGGGATGATGCCGGCAACGCGGTGTTCGAGTCTGCCGCCGAACTTTATGACCCCAAGACAGGTAAAACCGAAGCCTTGCCGCCCATGCATTTTCCTCGCGTGCTGCATTCGGCGGTAAAAATGCAAAACGGCAATGTTTTGATGATCGGTGGATACTATCGCGATCCTCAAACGGGGACATATGTCTATCCGGACAAAACCGAAATCTTTTCGGCTGGGGATATGACTTTCCGTTAACCGCTCCGCTTTTTGATCATTCGTCCAAGATCGCGCCACGGCCCTGCGTCCCAAAAGCGTATGGCGGCGGGCGAGGGCGAGGGTAGGACCCATATGCGGGTTTCGCCCAAGGTTTCCGGCTGCACCCCATAGGGTCTTGAACCTTTCAGGAAGGCGGTCCCGCCGGTCTTGCTGGTGAACGCCAGAATGCGCGGGCGGTAACGCGCGATGCGCGCGCGCAAATCGTCGATCGCCGCCGCTCCCAGCGCGCCGCGCGCAAGTTCGTAATCCATGCCGTGGTCGAACTTGGCAATGTCGGTCAGGCCGATGCCGAATGTAATCAGCCGTGCGTAATCGGCGGGCGCAAGCAATTCCGGCGTAAAACCGGCCTCGTACAGGATGCGCCAGAATTTGTTTTGCGGATGCGCGTAATACGCCCGCCGCGCCGCCGAGATATGGCCGGGCGCGGTGCCGCAGAACACGACGTCAAGTCCAGAAGCAAGGAGGTCCGGAAGGACCGGCGCCGGATCAGTGATTGAGGTCGGAATCATCCGGCTCCTCGTCCGCATCGGCATCGCTTTCCCACGGCCAGAACGGTTTGCCATAGGCGAAGCCGTGCATGAGTTCCGGCATCAACGGCACGCCATGCCGCATCTTATCGCGGATTTCCGCGTCCGTGCGCGTCATGACCACGAAACGTTTTGGCGTATCGGGATGGGTGCGCAATTCACCCACGGGCAGCGATACGGAATCAAGCCCGTTTTCCGCCGCCATGCGTCGCCAGAACGGGGCGATCGCACCCGTGTCGCCGCCCGCGCGCGCCAGCAGATAGGCGCCCACGTAATCGGCCTCGATCTCGAAACTTTCCGAATAGGCCTGGGTATAGGCGTCAAGCATGGCCGCCACCGTGCCGTTCCAGTCCAGCACGCCCAAAAGCCCCGTAACCGCGCCGCCGATGATCTCGATCCCCGCGCGGTTGAGGGTCTGTTTCGGGATGTGCTGCATGACGATATGCGCCAATTCGTGCCCGATGACGGCGGCAAGTTCGCGGTCGTTGGCGAAATCCATCATGCCCTGCGTCACGAAAATCCGCTCGCCATCAGTATAGGCGTTGATCTCGCGCGCACCCGCGACATATACAAGCCGGTAGGCGCAAGTCGGGATAAAGGAAATACGTGCGTCGTATGCGACGCCGTCGCGCAGAAACCCGAAACCCATCGTCCTTGCGTCGTGCTTGCGGCGCAGCCGCGCCCGAACTTCGGCGGCGTTGCGCACCGGGCGGCCGTCGATGGCGGCCAGTACGTCGCCCGTCCGCACGCCCACGCGGTCCGCCGGTCCGCCGGCGAAAACCGCAAGCACCCGTGCGTCGCGGTTAAGATGCACACGCGCCATCGCCACGTCCTGCAACGCGCGCGGCATGTCGAAATCGCTTACGACCTCGAAACCTGGAACGCTGCGCCGCCTTGGGCAAAGCGAAGCGTTGGCGGTCAAAAGCGGTGCGCCGATCTCAAGCAGCCGCCGCTGCGCCGCGACGGTGCGGACCAGAATGTCGCCGCGCTCCTGCCGCGTTTCGGCCTTTAGACTGCTATACGATGCGCGCGGCGGGTCGGTGACCGTCGTGCACGCGGCCACAAAAAACGCAACAAAAAGAAACGCTAAACGCAAACCCATGCGCGATTGTCCCCTTCAATCCGCAATCACCCCGTACAAATCGTATTCATCGGCATCCTCGATCAGCACCGGTACGATGTCGCCCGCCTTTACGCCGCGCGGCACGTCGCGCAGATAAACCGCGCCGTCGATTTCCGGTGCGTCGCCTGGGCTGCGGGCGTTCGCGCCGCCTTCGCCGTCGACATCGTCGATGATGCACGGCAATGTCCGCCCGATCTTGGCGGCCAGCCGCGCGGTGGAAATTTTCTGCTGCACGGCCATCAGTCGCGCCCAGCGTTCGTCCTTGACCGCCTGCGGCACCTCGGGCAGGTTCAGCGTTTCCGAAACCGCGCCCTCTACTGGCTCGTATTTGAAGCAGCCGACGCGGTCAAGCTGCCCCTCTTGAATCCAGTCGAGCAGGAACTGGAAGTCCTCCTCCGTCTCGCCGGGGAAGCCCACGATGAACGACGAACGAATGGTCAAATCGGGGCAGGTCTTGCGCCACGCCTTGATACGCTCAAGCGTCTTCGCCTGCATTGCCGGGCGCTTCATGTT containing:
- a CDS encoding efflux RND transporter permease subunit — encoded protein: MSEHRDSGLSGRLTRATINAPLTPLMLIAALVFGMIALITIPREEEPQISVPMVDISVRADGLKAQDAVELVTKPLEEIVKGINGVEHVYSQTQDDRVMVTARFIVGTRAEDAILRVHEKMSSNADRIPIGIPEPLIVGRGINDVAIVVLTLSPSPGAATHWDRGALYDLAERLKAEMVKVDNVGLTYVSGGDPAEIRIEPKPDKMAEYGITLPQLVAKLKGANSAISPGYVRADGKTATVLAGQTLTGIPDAGLLQLTTYDGRPVYVRDVADVVVGTMPLEQRVMTRHKAQDGNWQESVPAVSVAIAKRAGANAVVVSDDILERLATLKSTLLPKDVDIEVTRNYGHTADEKANELLFHLGLATLSIVVLIGFSIGWREAAVTLVIIPVTILLTLFAAKMMGYTINRVSLFALIFSIGILVDDAIVIIENIARHWAMKDGRPKIEAAIDAVSEVGNPTIVATLTVVAALLPMLFVSGLMGPYMAPIPVNASVAMLFSFFVAVTIAPWLMMKVTKRFPAGENHADHGEGKLGALYRRFATPIVRDRRVAILFLIGVGAATLLSMTLFATRGVTVKLLPFDNKSELAVIADLPAGSALEDTERALDRTAEVAKEIPEVVSLQTYAGTPAPFNFNGLVRHYYLRQSPEKGEMQINLLPKGERSRSSHEIALDLRARMKADPVLQDMPLKVVEVPPGPPVLSTVIAEIYGPNADMRRAVAERTQKAFGQVPYMVDIDNSFGVQPPRLHIEIDPDRLEFYGLEQNTVYDTIQMLLGGVPVGYSQRGGGRNPVQIDIRQPAHDLVWGTKLATTPLAPAKAGAAMVELGDVTRVRDELGSPVIFRHNGRYADMVMAELAGAFEAPVYGMLDAEKVIDKADWGDVPKPVIKYHGAPTDESKPTLLWDGEWEITYVTFRDMGIAFGVALLGIYVLVVGQFKSFKIPLVILTPVPLTFIGIILGHLLFHAPFTATSMIGFIALAGIIVRNSILLVDFIRHGAGAGKSLRDVLLEAGAVRFRPIMLTALAAMIGAITILTDPIFQGLAISLLFGLASSTILTVLVIPAIYVILRDDGRPLTNKEDHHG
- a CDS encoding NAD(P)/FAD-dependent oxidoreductase, whose product is MAEIVVLGAGLGGTIMAYELRAHLRKGDRVSVIGQGYSYHFVPSNPWVAVGWRERKHVDVNLKDVMRKKGITYYPQGAKRVNPAENSITLEDGSLVKYDYLVIATGPDLAFDEIQGFGPNGFTQSICHIDHAEKAYDAFKKFADDPGPIVVGAVQGASCFGPAYEFAFVLDTELRKREIRDRVPMTFITSEPYVGHLGLDGVGDTKGLLESQMRNRDIKWITSARIKHFEDGKILAEEVGDNGDVLRTHEVATKYTMMLPAFRGVPAVAGIEGLTNPRGFVLVDRYQCNPTYRNVFGIGVCIAIAPQGKTPVPVGVPKTGFMIESMVTATARNIDRVLRGLPMNTQATWNAVCLADFGDRGIAFVAQPQLPPRNLNWSSAGKWVHWAKYLFERFFVYKIRRGTAEPFYERWGLQLLGLRKLKKIVEPQKG
- a CDS encoding DUF2892 domain-containing protein, whose protein sequence is MGANKTNIDKAVLRFAGVMTLASALLAYMFGPGWLLLTAFVGLNLFQASFTGFCPLVKILKKLGLAPGAAFE
- a CDS encoding DUF3644 domain-containing protein; this translates as MILAVQVFNSPNLHFKTEVFSVLANIAWTYLLHEYYDRKGVAVVGKDGRSLLLSQMIERHDCPLSKGMINNLKDLIDIRNDVEHKLLMRADKKFFPKFQACCLNFDKALCEIFDARLSLQHELSLALQFAKLDFEQITTLQKYDVPDHISALDARLDARLSDEERADIEYQFKVIYTLDNSAKSGAHIQFVKPGSAEGKEIHNILEKRVLADDDYPFKPAQVWATVARESKVTFSRNDHTKALRLYKARPTQKSSQPQNTDKKYCIYHKAHKDYTYSQAWVDFLVTQVKNPDELAKIRAVKVWNKK
- a CDS encoding site-specific integrase gives rise to the protein MNIQTHSFMDGRVHVYKRDNSRYWQCSTYMNGRNHRVSTREESLALAKDVATQWYMSMYVDARSQRIDDRLALLMRKSNRYAPHDHAAPMASAKPKKETGPTFREAAEKFMGEYRVITQGQRNEAWAKDHERRIKTHLMSFFGDMPVSTINAGLVQEYRVKRQTDGYKGRKPSRSTLHHETVTLRLVLKTAHRYGWIPQVPDIAAPYKTSGKVKHRAWFSPEEYKALYNATRERAKNPPRERDRSVWEDFHDYVLFMANTGLRPDEAARLEYRDVTVVTDQDSGERLLEIEVRGKRGVGYCKSMTGAILPFQRMQKRHGGQPTQRIFGKTRPVLMNQVLSDLNLKNDRDGNVRTAYSLRHTYICLRLMEGADIYQIAKNCRTSVEMIEKFYAAHLKNTLDASAINVRKPKKRLEKQE
- a CDS encoding mismatch-specific DNA-glycosylase — encoded protein: MIPTSITDPAPVLPDLLASGLDVVFCGTAPGHISAARRAYYAHPQNKFWRILYEAGFTPELLAPADYARLITFGIGLTDIAKFDHGMDYELARGALGAAAIDDLRARIARYRPRILAFTSKTGGTAFLKGSRPYGVQPETLGETRIWVLPSPSPAAIRFWDAGPWRDLGRMIKKRSG
- a CDS encoding M48 family metalloprotease: MGLRLAFLFVAFFVAACTTVTDPPRASYSSLKAETRQERGDILVRTVAAQRRLLEIGAPLLTANASLCPRRRSVPGFEVVSDFDMPRALQDVAMARVHLNRDARVLAVFAGGPADRVGVRTGDVLAAIDGRPVRNAAEVRARLRRKHDARTMGFGFLRDGVAYDARISFIPTCAYRLVYVAGAREINAYTDGERIFVTQGMMDFANDRELAAVIGHELAHIVMQHIPKQTLNRAGIEIIGGAVTGLLGVLDWNGTVAAMLDAYTQAYSESFEIEADYVGAYLLARAGGDTGAIAPFWRRMAAENGLDSVSLPVGELRTHPDTPKRFVVMTRTDAEIRDKMRHGVPLMPELMHGFAYGKPFWPWESDADADEEPDDSDLNH